In Prunus dulcis chromosome 2, ALMONDv2, whole genome shotgun sequence, a single genomic region encodes these proteins:
- the LOC117619195 gene encoding LOB domain-containing protein 1-like — protein MEFNTSTPSASSPPLSISQLSSPTASFPSPNNSLQLSNLSSPNYAVKNNINTNVNNPTTPSPPPPPVVLSPCAACKILRRRCAEKCVLAPYFPPTEPLKFTIAHRVFGASNIIKLLQELPESHRADAVSSMVYEANARIRDPVYGCAGAICQLQKHVSELQAQLAKTQAELLNMQCQQGNLIALICMDMTQSKDPILQQQQQQSYLDTSCFLDETNLGTAWEPLWT, from the exons ATGGAATTCAACACTTCAACTCCCTCTGCTTCTTCCCCTCCACTTTCAATATCCCAGCTATCTTCTCCGACTGCCTCATTTCCCTCTCCTAATAATTCTCTCCAATTATCTAATTTATCTTCTCCTAATTATGCTGTTAAGAATAATATTAACACTAATGTTAATAATCCAACCACtccttcaccaccaccaccacctgtTGTTCTTAGCCCATGTGCTGCCTGCAAGATTCTTCGCCGGAGGTGCGCGGAGAAGTGTGTTTTAGCTCCATATTTCCCTCCTACGGAGCCCCTCAAGTTCACTATTGCACACAGAGTCTTTGGAGCTAGCAACATCATCAAGCTCTTGCAG gaGCTTCCAGAGTCTCACAGAGCAGATGCAGTGAGCAGCATGGTTTATGAAGCCAATGCCAGAATCAGAGACCCAGTGTATGGCTGTGCAGGAGCAATTTGCCAGCTCCAGAAACATGTCAGTGAGCTCCAAGCCCAACTGGCCAAGACACAAGCTGAGCTTCTCAACATGCAATGCCAGCAGGGCAATTTGATTGCTCTAATTTGTATGGACATGACACAATCCAAAGACCCCAttttgcagcagcagcagcaacagtcTTACCTTGACACAAGCTGCTTTCTGGATGAGACCAATTTGGGCACAGCTTGGGAGCCTCTGTGGACATGA
- the LOC117620001 gene encoding pentatricopeptide repeat-containing protein At2g16880-like: MTNPTQALTQPQLLQTITSLLTAAKTPQLQPLKPYIPYLTQPLLLSILRSNALANKPSALLSFFQWAQAHNPSLTQTPHPLLALLHPLLCHHKYPDAKTLLVQFITADRQNELLWVLLHPDDTVAKPSKALLDTSIGAYLHCGKPLLAAQLFKRMKQRRLRPNLLTCNTLLYALVRHASCDSISLAKSVFKDAIKLGVSVNTNTFNILIYGYCLEHKFKDAVELLSRMSEFGCWPDNVSYNTILDWLCKKGQLVEARDLLLDMKNRGLFPNGNTYNILVCGYCKMGWLKEAMQIIELMTQNNSLPNIWTYNMLIKALCKEGRIEEAVRLQDEMGHLKLMPDVVTYNTLIDGYFEWRSSSEALTLIEEMHEKGLKPNVVTHNIMMKWFCKEGKMEEASDTRRKMEEDGFAPNCVTYNTLINGYCKAGKMEEAFKMMDEMGRKGLKTNIVTLNTVLHTLCNEKKLDEAFELLHTTMKRGYILDEISYGTLIMGCFKNEKADKALKLWDEMKEKQVIPSIVTYNSIIGGLCQSGKTDQALEKLNELIERGLVPDEFTYNSILHGYCCEGNVEKAFQFHNKTVEKSFKPDVFTCNILLSGLCREGMLEKALKLFNTWISKGKDIDAVTYNTLISSLCKEGRFEEAFDLLSDMEAKKLAPDHYTYGAILGALTDIGRIEEAEEFLLKLIESRKLLDQSSNLVQKGVTSESKVEFDSSTVAYSEQINELCFQGAFTKRI; the protein is encoded by the exons ATGACCAACCCAACTCAAGCTTTAACCCAACCCCAACTGCTCCAAACCATAACCAGCCTCTTAACCGCCGCCAAAACCCCACAACTCCAACCCCTTAAACCCTACATTCCCTACCTCACGCAGCCCCTCCTCCTCTCCATCCTCCGCTCCAATGCCCTAGCAAACAAGCCCAGCGCCCTCCTATCCTTCTTTCAATGGGCCCAGGCCCACAATCCGTCCTTAACCCAAACGCCTCACCCCCTCCTCGCCCTCCTCCACCCTCTCCTCTGCCACCACAAGTACCCCGACGCCAAAACCCTGCTCGTCCAATTCATCACCGCCGATCGCCAAAACGAGCTCCTCTGGGTTCTTCTGCACCCGGACGACACCGTAGCAAAGCCCTCAAAAGCCCTTCTGGATACTTCCATAGGGGCTTATCTCCATTGTGGAAAGCCCCTCCTTGCAGCCCAGCTGTTCAAGAGAATGAAGCAGCGTCGTTTACGACCCAACTTGCTCACCTGCAATACTCTGCTTTATGCTCTGGTAAGGCACGCTTCGTGTGATTCGATTTCATTGGCTAAAAGTGTGTTTAAGGATGCCATCAAGTTAGGGGTTAGTGTGAATACAAATACgtttaatattttgatatatggCTACTGTTTGGAGCATAAGTTTAAGGATGCTGTAGAGTTGTTGAGTAGAATGAGCGAGTTTGGATGTTGGCCTGATAATGTGAGCTATAATACCATATTGGACTGGTTGTGTAAAAAGGGGCAGTTGGTTGAGGCGAGGGACTTGTTGTTGGACATGAAGAATCGAGGGTTGTTTCCGAATGGGAACACGTATAACATTTTGGTTTGTGGGTATTGTAAAATGGGTTGGTTGAAGGAGGCAATGCAGATAATTGAACTGATGACACAGAACAATTCGTTGCCGAATATATGGACCTACAATATGTTGATTAAAGCGTTGTGTAAGGAGGGTAGGATTGAGGAGGCTGTTAGGCTTCAGGATGAGATGGGACATTTGAAGTTGATGCCGGATGTTGTCACGTATAACACATTGATTGATGGATATTTTGAGTGGAGGAGCAGTTCAGAGGCACTTACGCTGATTGAGGAGATGCATGAAAAGGGACTGAAACCAAATGTGGTTACTCACAATATAATGATGAAGTGGTTTTGTAAGGAAGGGAAGATGGAGGAAGCAAGTGATACTAGAAGGAAGATGGAGGAAGATGGGTTTGCTCCTAATTGTGTCACCTATAATACTTTGATTAATGGGTATTGCAAGGCAGGGAAAATGGAAGAAGCATTTAAAATGATGGATGAGATGGGTAGGAAAGGTTTGAAGACGAACATTGTTACCCTCAATACTGTTCTTCACACTCTTTGTAATGAGAAGAAGCTTGACGAGGCATTTGAGTTGCTTCATACCACAATGAAGCGGGGTTATATTCTTGATGAGATTAGCTATGGAACTCTGATCATGGGATGCTTTAAGAACGAAAAGGCGGACAAGGCTTTGAAGCTTTGGGATGAGATGAAGGAGAAGCAGGTCATTCCCAGCATTGTCACCTATAACTCTATAATTGGAGGGCTATGCCAGTCTGGGAAAACTGATCAAGCATTAGAGAAGTTGAATGAGCTTATAGAGAGGGGTCTAGTCCCTGATGAGTTTACATACAACTCAATACTTCATGGCTACTGCTGCGAGGGGAATGTTGAGAAAGCATTTCAGTTCCACAACAAAACTGTTGAGAAATCATTCAAGCCAGATGTATTTACATGTAATATTCTTCTTTCTGGGCTATGTAGAGAGGGTATGTTAGAAAAAGCCCTTAAGCTTTTTAACACATGGATTTCGAAAGGGAAAGACATTGATGCAGTTACTTACAACACATTGATATCAAGCCTTTGCAAAGAAGGGAGGTTTGAAGAGGCTTTTGATCTTCTTTCAGATATGGAAGCAAAGAAATTAGCACCTGACCACTATACATATGGTGCCATTCTGGGTGCACTTACTGATATTGGTAGGATTGAGGAAGCGGAAgagtttcttttgaaattgattgaaTCCAGAAAATTACTTGATCAGTCCTCAAATTTGGTGCAAAAGGGAGTGACCAGTGAATCTAAAGTTGAATTTGATTCAAGCACAGTAGCTTATTCAGAACAGATCAATGAGTTGTGCTTTCAAG GTGCCTTTACTAAAAGAATATAG
- the LOC117619905 gene encoding uncharacterized protein LOC117619905: MAISEESKWVKLKPIEATVESFEEYGQVVEASPDGEEFGARDAQLDLSHGVPRFYIMHLEDRPLKFSKITHHASVTQCLGSVGGHVWYLGVAKPTIVDKQTLESKDREGKNVVQSRCATGHFYVPPAVANVRVFKITGPKFLKLNHGTWHAGPLFRADTMDFFNLELSNTNVVDHTSHDFVKANGVEFFIDEQL; encoded by the exons ATGGCAATCTCTGAGGAGTCAAAGTGGGTGAAGCTGAAGCCCATCGAAGCAACAGTGGAGAGCTTTGAAGAGTACGGTCAGGTGGTGGAGGCCTCTCCAGATGGTGAGGAGTTTGGGGCTCGTGATGCTCAGTTGGACCTCAGCCATGGAGTTCCAag GTTCTACATTATGCATCTTGAAGATAGGCCGCTCAAGTTTTCCAAAATCACACACCATGCGAGCGTGACTCAATGCCTCGGGTCGGTTGGTGGCCATGTTTGGTATCTGGGAGTGGCTAAGCCCACCATTGTAGACAAACAGACACTTGAGAGCAAGGATCGTGAAGGCAAGAATGTGGTGCAGTCTCGCTGTGCCACCGGCCATTTCTATGTGCCTCCGGCGGTGGCGAATGTTCGTGTTTTCAAGATTACAGGTCCTAAGTTTCTGAAGCTTAACCATGGGACATGGCATGCGGGACCTTTGTTCAGGGCAGACACTATGGATTTTTTCAATCTGGAGCTCAGCAACACCAAT GTGGTTGATCACACATCACATGACTTTGTGAAGGCAAATGGAGTGGAGTTCTTCATCGATGAGCAACTGTAA